The following DNA comes from Ptychodera flava strain L36383 chromosome 23 unlocalized genomic scaffold, AS_Pfla_20210202 Scaffold_24__1_contigs__length_23054250_pilon, whole genome shotgun sequence.
CTGCAGAGATGTTACACCTGAATACATCAAAGGTAAATATTCCCATCTGCTAACAGAGAAAGCAAAGGTCATCCCACTTCCAGTTTTATTTAAGAATGAACAGAAGTACAGTGAAGTGGTTGATATCATGAACTTTTACGAAGACATTGTAACAGACGCATTTACAACGGCCGGGAAAACCACTGATGGTATTAAGATACAGACTGCAGGTGATCAGCTTACCCGTGAACGCTTTTCGGGAGCTAAGAGACTCAGAGCGACAGGTCTATCAGCATCAGCCAAGGATAGATTTTAGCATTTGTCACCAATaacatttgaactttttcaCATGCTCATGAATTTCCAAGCTATGATGATAAAGCATTTATACAATGAAGATAGTAGAATTGACATTGGAACACTGAGTTGTGAGAAGACTAGGCTTGGGAGGACACAAGTCAATGAAGATGTCAAGTTGGCGTACGATGCAAATAAGGACTTCATACTATCATTCACCGATGCTTATATTGTTGAAGCACTGATGCACTATTTTGGTATGAGCGATTTGAACTCCACTCCATGTATCAACTGTCCACCTGCTGAATGGCCCAACAACACAGCTAGAACAACATGGATTGACAAGCATATAGGATCACTTGTTGAAAAGTATGTTTTGGCTGGTGGTATGGAAGCATTGCAACCAAAGTCATCACAGAATCTGATTGGTAAGTTTATCAAATATGAAGTTATCATTttccaaattatgcaaatgagctgaaaaaatgtaaaagaaagacaaaagttAACAACTCAAGAACCCGTTTTTAGATTGCTAGGGAAATCAGTATGCAAGTACCGTGGGTGGacctctcatattttttttgcatttttgattacttttcatgaaaagttgttgttgttgttgtaaattGAGTGAAATGTACAGTCATTAGCTGGTCCAACTCAAGTTACACCAagcaaaatttaacatttactTAGAAATACTTTACAGTACATCTTCCAATGTATAAATTTATGGCATTGGAAGTATCCAGACTTTATACAAGAAGTTTTCAAGTAACAGATTCAGTATTTATCATCCAATCAAATGTGAGTGTCACCATGTCATTGACGTTAAAGCTTTCCTGTATATACTGTATCCTTTGCCCATAGCTTTGTAATCTTGTTATCTTCATATTAGATATATGTGATCACATAGTGTTTGTTTGAATATTTGCCAGTGAAAAACAAATGTGATTCTGCCACCActccgaaaaaaaaaaactatagtgttaaaaggacaaagtcactcaatttgtacattatttatgacattttaattttatttgatagatcatttattttgttctcCCCAGTGAAATATTCCAAATCATCAGTTGTTACAATACAACCCCTACCCTGTATAATGTCATAGTACATAGATTCTACCATAGTACaatatttggtatcaatgaAAGCAATCACACGGTGCAGTTGAACTATGAAAATTATCAGATACTGAGTTCATTTCAGTGAGtagaacaaaataaataatacttcgaaagaaaataaaatgccCAAAATAATGTCTAAAATGAGCTACTTTGTCTCCTTGAGCTGTAAGCTCATatctaaaaacaaaagatatgtaGATTACttattttattattcatttctGTATTCAATTTTAGTTGATGGAATTGTCGTCAGCATTGAACTCAGCAATGGAACGATGTTAGATGTTGTATTGAACTATGGACATAAAGTTCTTGAATTAGGATTGTTATACAAGGCACTGCTTGACCTATGTAAACTACCAGATAGAGACCGTGGTCTGAGACTTTTGAAATTGACAATGATGTATCTGAAAGCAAGCAATAACCTTTCAAAGTATGCATATGAAATAATGAGGCTACTTGTACACCAGTTCTGTATTCTTTCAGAGAAAGAGGCTCATGAAGAGTTTTATGGCCTTTTTGTAAATACCCATGGAAAGTTAGACAGTCACATACCAGTCGACTTACAAATGGTATATATTGTGAAATCAGTTAAAAAATCCATAAAACACATgtattcaaatcaaactgaGAAAAATATTTCCCGGCGAAGTGGTTCACTTTCAGGAATTAATGAAATTTCTCAGAATTTTGATAAGTGTACCAATGTACTTGTAAGAGCAGATAAACACTCTGTTGTGTCCAGCCTAGACGATGAACTGACAATCATTAAGGACTTACAAACAGTAAAGCCATTTGATCACAATGATGGAAGACACCATCCCTAGAATTCACAAAACTGTCATGCATGGTATGGACATGGCAGACAT
Coding sequences within:
- the LOC139124825 gene encoding uncharacterized protein isoform X1, which codes for MLMNFQAMMIKHLYNEDSRIDIGTLSCEKTRLGRTQVNEDVKLAYDANKDFILSFTDAYIVEALMHYFGMSDLNSTPCINCPPAEWPNNTARTTWIDKHIGSLVEKYVLAGGMEALQPKSSQNLIVDGIVVSIELSNGTMLDVVLNYGHKVLELGLLYKALLDLCKLPDRDRGLRLLKLTMMYLKASNNLSKYAYEIMRLLVHQFCILSEKEAHEEFYGLFVNTHGKLDSHIPVDLQMVYIVKSVKKSIKHMYSNQTEKNISRRSGSLSGINEISQNFDKCTNVLVRADKHSVVSSLDDELTIIKDLQTVKPFDHNDGRHHP